A window of Elephas maximus indicus isolate mEleMax1 chromosome X, mEleMax1 primary haplotype, whole genome shotgun sequence genomic DNA:
AATGATTAGTTTTATGTTATAGTGAAGGGGCTTCTTCCTCTACCTTCCCCCCAAGAAACTAGGTATTTCTGGGAAAGTTTAAGCATTGATAAGGGACTCTTTTAGCTCAACAGTCACGTCCCTAGGTTGGTACACTGCTTTGAAAATTCCCTAGCTGTATTCTCTTGCATTCATCATGCCAACTTACTTTAACAATTCTTCTCTGAGGCCCTCTGAAGTGAGAATATGGAGGGAAGATGATTAGAAGGGAATCAGTAGTCAGGTCATGTGGAATGTTTCTGAAGCGTGTGTAAAGGCTGCTGAGCAAAGCTCTGTTTGAGACACTGGATATAGTTAGATGCCGGTCTCATCCCAAAACACACAGATGGCTACATCACCTGAGTGGATGGTAGGATGGAATGTGGCTGGGGCCAAGGTACCAGAAAACCATCCCTTTTTACCCATGGCACCTGCGGATTGAATGGCCCCTGGACAGAATGGTCTAGAACAGGCAGCTTGATTTTCAAGGTGTTCATGAGTGCACatacttttctctctttctattctcATTTGGCAACTATATACAAGACCTGATCACATTTTTTTCTACCACACTATCTACAAATCAACACTTTGAGCCCTTTTCCTTTATGAAGCAGTCTGTTTCCAGTTTGCCTTACACTGGACTGATCTTTGTCTTAGTCCCTTACCCTAGTGAGAAAAAGTGGCTGCCCCACAAGCGGTCAGGGCCTAGACCTGTTACCAAGCCCTGGAGGGGCACACATCTGTGTGCCCACCTACTCAGgggtgggctgggctgggggaggggtgaGCACATTCTCTAGAACTGGCATTTTTGAGACCTTGAGACATCAAGAGTGTTCCTGATCCTCTTAATGGTGGAACTTGGCTTCACTTCTGGGAAGATGGTCTAAGAAGGGAAACAGGGCCACATCATATTAAGATGCTCTCACACTCACATACTAAGATGCACAGGCCTCTCCAAAAGTGTGATAGGAGATCAGTGCAAGAGTACTTTCCAAGGAGGCTGGTTTATTACCAGAAAGCTTTTTGGAAGACTTGTGCTGTGGTCTTCTAGCAAGTGCCCAGTCTTTCAGCCACCAAACTTGGCCGGAGCTTCTTTTGAATTAAGATGCTCTCCTTGAGCCAGCAGAAGGAATAGGGCTAGAAAGATAGGCCAACGTCTTTGTCTATGGGAGTAACTACCATAACATGTGGACAAGGGGTCTTGTCTGTCATGTCACGGGAAAGCTGAGGAAAGGCTTCGCCGGTCTCGCTTGAGCGCCCTTGGGCAGGGCCTGCCTTGGGGGACAAGATGCTGCATATGGGCCAAAGCGGGGCCTGCAGGGCAGGTGGCCAGAACTTGGAAGGAATTCTCTTCCGCAGCCCAGGGTCCAAGCTTGGCCCCAACAAACTGCCCTGCCAGCCTCTGCCGCCTGAGGCCTCGAGCATTCCGAGCCCCCgcccccttctcccctcccccggACTCGCCCCCTCCCTTGTCCTCTTCTCCTCCCCCCACCAGCTGtcccctttccccagagctgggaGACAGCCGGAGCCTGGGAAGAGGCAGACGCGGGCCGGAGGGGGCGTGGTGGGGAAGGCGAGGAGGGGCGGGGGTAAGGGGATAAGGAGGCCTCAGCGGCAGGCGCCCCCAGCCACTACGCCGCCTGCCCGAGAGTTGGGTGCTGCCGCCGTCGCTTTGCGGCGCCCCGAACCCGGCTCCCCTCTCGCTCACTCGCTCGTTCGCTCGCTTCCCTCGCCAGGGGGGGAAAGGTCAGCAGCGTCCTGGAGCCACCGTGTCACTCCCCGACAGCCATGAACTGCAGCGAGAGCCAGCGGCTGCGCACCCTCCTGAGCCGCCTACTGCTCGAGCTGCACCACAGGGGCAACGCCAGCCGCCTGGGCGCGGAACCGGGCCCGAGCATGGGCATGGGGGTCGTGCCTGACCCCTTCGTGGGCCGCGAGGTGACCAGCGCCAGGGGCGACGACGCCTATCTCTACATCCTGCTCATCATGGTCTTTTACGCCTGCCTGGCCGGAGGCCTCATCCTGGCCTACACTCGCTCCCGCAAGCTTGTCGAGGCCAAGAACGAGCCGGCCCAGGCCTGCTCCGAGCACCAGTGGGCCCCGGGAGGCGCCTCGGCCGAAGCCGAGACAGCCGCCGGCTCCCCGGCAGACAGCCGCCGCCAGCTCGCCCTCGGGGGGCTGCCTGCACTCGCTCAGGGCACCGAGGGGGTCTAGAGCAGCAGACCCAGCTGACTAGCTCGCGCCCTTCTCATCTGGCTTATCCTTGGGCGCGGCTCCTGCCCTTTCCTCCCCTTCCTGGCTTCGCCTCACCTGAGGCCCAAGCAATGATGAGAGGCCAGGAGACCTTGCCGGGAAGGAGAAGCGCAACCCTACCCACTcctggccattttctcctttctttccccttcctccACCCCCATCCTGCACATCCAACTGCACTAAACTGCCTCTGCTCTCTTTTCTTCAGACAGCCCTGACACCACGCTCCAGCCCTCTGGGAACTGAATCCTACAAATCCAACACTTGGCATTGAACTGAGCCACTGAAGTCTATCAGAACTCTGGGCCTTCTAATTGGCAGCTGCTCCAGCGGCTGCAAGGGACTGCTCATTCTGCAGAGCCAACGGGCTTGCCATCACTGCCAGGCCTGCAGCAGCAGCTCCAGCTTCCTGTTGCCTTAGggacagaaacaaagaaaatgaagagaccTCAGACatctttttccttcctccctcttgcAGCAGGGAGCTAGCTGGACACTAGGACATGTCTGTGGCATAGAATGGACTTAATGGGGACTGAGAGGGAGGGGGACTCAACAGGGGGGGAAGACCTATGACCTCAACTCTATGGTTTTCTTGCATCCCCAGTTGTCATCCCAAAGGTAACTTGTCTGATTTTTAGTAGCTCTGCCATCTTCTGCTGTGGGTAGCCATTACTGGGTGTATCACCCCAATACCTTCAAATGCCTCTTCTATATTGTTCAGTTGTTACCCCAGCTGTTGGCTTCATTGATGGAACATGAGGGTCAGATGTCCCCTGCTCTATAACCATGGAGACTGTCAGAGGCAGGTAATAAAGGCTGATTAAACAATACCCTAAGACTCTTCTCTCAAAGATCCTGGCCTTGAGACCCAATACAATACAGAGAAGGAATCCTATTTGCTTTTGGAAATGATGTTTGGATTTGGGGATCAGGTGTTTTGATATCTATATACGTATCTTATATCATGTTCCGATACAATAGTTGTGATTGTGGGGGAAGAAAAGATTAATATGGCTAAATGGATTATTTTTGTCAAGCGTTTCAAAAAGTATACCAGCATCATTACTTTTCCCTCAATTCTGGAGCACTTGCAAATATCATAATGCTAATAAGGATTTTCCACTTCCCTTTTGCAGTTTTTCaggatgcattaaaaaaaaaaaaaaactcataccaaccactattttgtttttatcactgtcaaatcaattctgactcatagggaccctgtaggacagagtagaactaacccatagggtttccaaggagcagcttgtggttagcagccaaactcttaaccacttcaccaccagggctccagctattATCAAcgctaatttttagaagtcacCTTAGTAATTCTCTCAAAAAAAATGActtcttagaaaagaaaaaaagccaccaAATAGTATAAATTTGAAGTCAGAGGGAAGAATGCTTGTACTAGGCAATCCTAACTAAATTAgaggtgtgcatttattgatttattctCCTTATCTCAAGAAGGTTGTCAGAAATTTTTAGGGCCGAAATGACAATGACGGTTTCTGCTTTGTCTGACACATAAAAGCACCTCTTAGCATTAGAGTCAATTTGCTTAAATACAGCTGATTCATAATAATAGCAGGACAAAGATATTATGGGTCACTTAAATGCGTGGATAATACACAAGCCTCATTCAAGGCATTTCTCTTGACCTTCTAGCCCATCTGCTATTTTATTGGAACTAGTAATAAGTTAAATGAACTTAATGTTCATTCTCAGAATTTAGTCCATGAAGATATACTGGCCTCGCGCCACTGCCTCCTCTT
This region includes:
- the KCNE5 gene encoding potassium voltage-gated channel subfamily E regulatory beta subunit 5 — protein: MNCSESQRLRTLLSRLLLELHHRGNASRLGAEPGPSMGMGVVPDPFVGREVTSARGDDAYLYILLIMVFYACLAGGLILAYTRSRKLVEAKNEPAQACSEHQWAPGGASAEAETAAGSPADSRRQLALGGLPALAQGTEGV